A portion of the Pedobacter cryoconitis genome contains these proteins:
- a CDS encoding TonB-dependent receptor: protein MKKALLFKIVVIMLAVVGTIFSANAQVTTSAMTGVVKDAKGPLPGASVKAIHVPTGSVYTTTTNGDGRFTIANMRVGGPYSVTITFIGFQAAKYDNLNLKLGGSYPLNVVLSDGAQQLSDVVITANKSKIINSSRTGAATNVSQKQIEQLPAISRSITDLTKLTPQANTKGDGFSFAGRNSLFNSLTLDGAQMNNVFGLSSLPGGATGAQPFSLDALEELQVNLAPYDVKQSGFTGAGVNAITKAGTNKFSGSVYTYYKDQNLQGYDVGDTKLDKSTQAFLNKQFGFRLGGAIVQNKLFFFVNGEISRRVSPGTNLLANPNAVANKVTDPKNMSRVLTRDLDLVKNTVLNRFGYDPGVYSGYSNQQNADNVTARLDWNINDANRLTVRYNYLKSFKDAGVSTSNSNQGRGPSLTSMIYDNMRYTQYNNINSVTAELNTRFSDKFANNLQLVYTGFRDYRKAKGNPFPVVDIEDGNGANYISLGTEPFSGLNTLNQDIYTLNENFNIFAGNHTITVGGSVGYQKFQNAFAQFLYGQFRYKSVSDFVSAANGNTAVNPLLYQLTYSTDKNNPIPAAATFSQMPVAVYAQDEWYIKPNFKLTYGLRLDMPIYTSTIQSNPLVTAATFRDGEKLDVGKLPKTQLLFSPRVGFNWDVKGDGTVQVRGGSGIFTGAVPAVWLTNQAGNTGLGTGNDFLNNPKNRPFSPDPAAYIPANPGNPATFAINQASNNFKVPQIWRSSLAVDYKLPGGLVATVDGLYTKSLNEVFHRDANLVNSTSSLTGSGDTRPYFPGGNLNRINPFLTNAIVFDNTNKGYAWSLTGQIQKRFGSFADIMVAYTRSDARDITSTPGSQAASAFNGNQVAGDPNKPVLAYSSFLVKNRIIAAVNFNFSIIPQLPTSIGVVYEGSPYGDSFGNTRFSYVAAGNINNDNSTFNDLMYIPRDRNDIRLIDIPAVAGRSTAETADQQWARLDAYINQDKYLSKHRGQVAERNGAEYPWANRFDIRILQQIKTVMGSKSNSRFEISVDIINFGNLLNKNWGSTQIPSLTNFMQYKGVVSPTNLTPTYTVSQDLSNSTFRVNTDIASRYQIQVGARYSFN, encoded by the coding sequence ATGAAGAAAGCTCTACTATTTAAAATTGTAGTAATCATGTTAGCAGTTGTGGGAACTATCTTTTCTGCAAATGCCCAGGTAACTACCTCAGCGATGACGGGTGTCGTGAAAGATGCTAAAGGACCGTTACCTGGTGCGAGCGTTAAAGCTATCCACGTACCAACGGGGTCAGTTTATACGACAACTACAAACGGCGATGGTCGTTTTACAATCGCTAACATGCGTGTTGGCGGTCCTTACTCAGTAACCATTACTTTTATTGGATTCCAGGCTGCTAAATATGACAACCTTAATCTTAAATTAGGTGGTTCTTATCCATTGAACGTTGTTTTATCAGACGGAGCGCAACAATTAAGCGACGTTGTGATTACAGCAAACAAAAGCAAGATCATTAACAGTTCAAGAACTGGTGCTGCGACTAACGTATCACAGAAGCAAATTGAACAGCTTCCGGCAATTTCCAGAAGTATTACTGATTTAACTAAATTAACTCCTCAGGCTAACACTAAAGGTGATGGTTTCTCTTTTGCGGGTAGAAACAGTTTGTTTAACTCACTAACTTTAGATGGTGCGCAAATGAACAACGTTTTCGGTTTATCATCATTACCTGGTGGTGCAACGGGAGCTCAGCCTTTCTCTTTGGATGCATTGGAAGAATTACAAGTCAACCTTGCACCTTATGATGTAAAACAAAGTGGTTTTACTGGTGCTGGTGTAAATGCGATTACTAAAGCAGGTACAAATAAATTCTCAGGTTCTGTCTATACTTATTACAAAGATCAGAACTTACAAGGTTATGATGTTGGTGATACAAAACTTGATAAATCAACTCAGGCATTTTTAAATAAGCAATTTGGTTTCAGATTAGGTGGAGCAATTGTTCAGAACAAATTGTTCTTCTTTGTAAATGGTGAGATTTCAAGACGTGTTTCTCCAGGTACAAACTTATTAGCCAATCCAAATGCAGTAGCGAATAAAGTAACAGATCCTAAAAATATGTCAAGAGTATTGACCAGAGATTTAGACCTGGTTAAAAATACAGTATTGAATAGATTTGGATATGATCCGGGTGTATATTCAGGCTATAGCAATCAGCAAAATGCAGATAACGTTACTGCACGTTTAGACTGGAATATCAACGATGCAAACAGATTAACTGTACGTTATAACTATCTTAAATCTTTCAAGGATGCCGGTGTAAGTACTTCAAACTCTAACCAGGGACGCGGGCCATCATTGACCTCAATGATTTATGATAACATGAGATATACGCAGTATAACAATATCAATTCTGTAACTGCGGAGTTAAATACACGTTTCAGTGATAAATTTGCAAACAACCTGCAATTGGTTTATACTGGCTTCCGTGATTACCGTAAAGCAAAAGGAAACCCATTCCCGGTAGTAGATATTGAAGATGGAAATGGTGCAAACTATATTTCATTAGGTACAGAGCCTTTTAGTGGCCTGAATACCTTAAATCAGGATATCTATACTTTAAATGAAAACTTTAACATTTTTGCAGGTAACCATACGATCACTGTTGGTGGTTCTGTAGGATACCAGAAATTTCAAAATGCATTTGCTCAGTTCTTATATGGACAGTTCAGATACAAAAGCGTATCTGATTTTGTATCTGCTGCAAATGGTAATACAGCTGTTAACCCTCTTTTATACCAGTTAACTTATTCGACTGATAAAAATAATCCAATACCTGCAGCGGCTACTTTCAGCCAGATGCCAGTTGCGGTTTATGCACAGGATGAGTGGTATATCAAACCTAACTTTAAACTGACTTATGGTTTAAGATTAGATATGCCAATTTATACTTCAACAATTCAATCTAATCCATTGGTAACTGCGGCTACTTTCCGTGATGGTGAGAAATTAGATGTTGGAAAATTACCTAAAACACAGCTTTTATTCTCTCCTCGTGTTGGTTTCAACTGGGATGTTAAAGGTGATGGTACTGTTCAGGTACGTGGTGGTTCTGGTATCTTTACTGGTGCTGTTCCTGCGGTTTGGTTAACTAACCAGGCTGGAAATACAGGTTTAGGAACTGGTAACGACTTTTTAAATAATCCGAAAAACCGTCCGTTTAGTCCTGATCCGGCAGCTTATATCCCTGCTAATCCAGGAAATCCTGCAACGTTTGCGATTAACCAGGCTTCTAATAACTTTAAAGTCCCACAAATCTGGAGATCAAGTTTAGCAGTTGATTATAAATTACCAGGTGGTTTAGTAGCTACTGTGGATGGATTATATACTAAATCCTTAAACGAAGTATTCCACAGAGATGCGAATTTAGTTAACTCAACATCCAGCTTAACAGGTTCTGGCGATACCCGTCCTTACTTCCCAGGTGGTAACTTAAACAGAATTAACCCTTTCTTAACGAATGCTATTGTGTTTGATAACACAAACAAAGGTTATGCATGGAGTTTAACTGGTCAGATCCAGAAAAGATTCGGATCGTTCGCTGATATTATGGTAGCTTATACCAGAAGTGATGCACGTGATATTACTTCAACTCCAGGTTCACAGGCTGCGTCTGCATTTAATGGTAACCAGGTTGCTGGTGACCCAAATAAACCAGTATTGGCTTATAGCAGTTTCTTAGTTAAAAACAGGATCATTGCAGCTGTTAATTTCAACTTCTCGATTATCCCTCAATTGCCTACTTCTATTGGGGTAGTATATGAAGGTTCTCCTTATGGTGATTCGTTTGGTAACACAAGGTTCTCTTATGTTGCTGCAGGAAACATAAACAATGACAACTCTACTTTTAACGATTTAATGTACATTCCCAGAGATCGTAATGATATCCGCTTAATAGATATTCCTGCTGTTGCCGGCAGATCTACTGCAGAAACAGCTGATCAACAATGGGCAAGATTAGATGCTTATATCAATCAGGATAAATATCTAAGCAAACACAGAGGTCAGGTTGCGGAGAGAAATGGTGCTGAATATCCTTGGGCAAACCGTTTTGATATCAGAATCTTACAACAGATCAAAACTGTAATGGGTTCAAAATCTAATAGCAGGTTCGAAATCTCTGTTGATATTATCAACTTCGGTAATTTGTTAAACAAAAACTGGGGTTCAACACAAATTCCTTCTTTAACCAACTTTATGCAATATAAAGGGGTAGTAAGCCCTACCAACCTGACTCCTACTTATACTGTTAGCCAGGATTTATCAAACTCTACTTTCAGAGTGAATACAGATATCGCTTCAAGATATCAGATTCAGGTTGGCGCAAGATATAGCTTCAACTAA
- a CDS encoding efflux RND transporter permease subunit, with the protein MISDVFIKRPVTAIVISILIVLIGAIVITTLPISQYPSIAPPTVTVTGTYTGADAQTVEQTVTTQIESQINGTPGMKYLSSNSTSDGRSAITVTFDVGTNIDIAALDVQNRVGIAQPGLPEAVQRLGITTKKANNDILMVIGLYSPNGTYDQKFISNYVNLYVKDALLRIKGVGDVQVFSQPFSMRVWLDAGKLARLGLTPAQVSAAIAEQNTRAPGGSVGGPPQQNSQTFEFSVVMDGDLNSEEQFKNIVVKTGQDGSPVYLKDVARVELGEFAYSTTAKVNGKVASLMAVNQTPGGNAVQTAEGIDQTMAELKKSFPKDLDFKISYETVSIIKVSISEVIHTLVEALILVTIVVFFFLQSWRATLIPVLAIPVSIIGTFIFFTLLGFSINVLTMFGFVLAIGIVVDDAIVVVEAVQHYMDHEGLSAPDATRKAMKDITAPVIAIALILAAVFIPVGFIPGMVGQLYQQFAITIAVSVLISAFIALSLTPALCSLLLTPMNLTKDSKGLNRFFFKFNGWFARVTEKYSNGVKWALKKAPLVMIILACIYVGTVGLFIKKPSGFIPNEDAGIFIMGVTLPEGASAVRTNAFIKRITDSIQTNIPEVKNITSVSGINILNRSFKSNAGTFFVQLKNWDDRKKDVATVLAEVSKTFAGDKDGSVLAVTPPPIPGLGISGGFSLQIQEKQAGDIKKFEGVVGKFLAAANQRPEIGMAYTLFNARTPNYQLHVDRDKVKRMGVSIGAVYSTISAYLGSSYINDFTKYGRSFRVVSQADTNFRSSIENLNQIYVNNSVGTPVPLSAFVSYNMTENASIINHYNMFRSIEIGGAAKPGKSSGDALQALREVAAQTLPQGYTYNFSGLSLEETEAGNSTTLIFGLIVVFVFLLLAALYESWSVPFSILLAVPLGLFGAILALIFLPKLDNNIYAQVGLITLIGLSAKNAILIVEFAKERVDWGMELIAATIEAVKLRLRPIIMTSLAFILGVIPLIISSGAGAVSRMTIGWTVAAGMLSATILALFIVPVLFVLITKLAYGKKKLAELEANYKPEEHADVLHAD; encoded by the coding sequence ATGATATCAGATGTATTTATAAAACGACCGGTCACGGCGATCGTCATTTCCATATTAATTGTACTGATAGGGGCGATCGTGATCACCACATTGCCGATCAGTCAATATCCGAGCATTGCTCCGCCTACGGTTACCGTTACTGGTACGTATACAGGAGCTGATGCGCAAACGGTAGAACAAACGGTAACTACACAAATTGAGAGTCAGATTAACGGTACGCCGGGTATGAAGTATCTTTCTTCCAATAGTACATCAGATGGTCGTTCGGCCATTACTGTAACTTTTGATGTAGGTACAAATATTGATATTGCAGCACTTGATGTGCAGAACAGGGTGGGTATTGCACAACCAGGTTTACCTGAAGCTGTTCAACGTTTGGGGATTACGACTAAAAAAGCAAATAATGATATTTTGATGGTTATTGGTCTGTATTCTCCAAATGGAACTTACGACCAGAAATTCATTTCAAATTATGTCAATTTATATGTAAAGGATGCGTTATTGCGTATCAAAGGTGTAGGTGATGTGCAGGTGTTCAGTCAGCCGTTTAGTATGCGGGTTTGGTTGGATGCAGGTAAATTAGCGAGATTAGGTTTAACGCCAGCGCAGGTTTCTGCTGCGATTGCAGAACAAAATACACGTGCTCCGGGTGGTAGTGTTGGTGGGCCGCCTCAGCAGAATTCACAGACTTTTGAATTCTCGGTGGTCATGGATGGTGATTTAAACTCTGAAGAGCAGTTTAAAAACATAGTTGTAAAAACTGGCCAGGATGGTTCTCCTGTTTATCTTAAAGATGTAGCGCGTGTAGAGTTAGGTGAGTTTGCTTATTCTACAACTGCAAAGGTAAATGGTAAAGTAGCTTCTTTAATGGCTGTTAACCAGACTCCTGGTGGAAATGCGGTTCAGACTGCTGAAGGTATTGATCAGACGATGGCTGAGTTGAAGAAATCTTTCCCTAAGGATTTGGATTTCAAGATCAGTTATGAAACGGTTTCTATTATTAAAGTCTCGATCAGTGAGGTAATCCATACTTTGGTCGAAGCGCTTATCCTGGTGACAATTGTTGTATTCTTCTTTTTACAGAGCTGGAGAGCAACCTTGATTCCTGTATTGGCAATCCCGGTTTCTATTATTGGTACTTTCATCTTCTTTACTTTACTTGGATTCTCGATCAACGTATTAACGATGTTTGGATTCGTCCTCGCGATTGGTATTGTGGTGGATGATGCGATTGTGGTAGTGGAAGCGGTCCAGCATTATATGGACCATGAGGGACTTTCTGCTCCTGATGCTACCCGTAAAGCGATGAAGGATATTACAGCTCCGGTAATTGCGATTGCATTAATTCTTGCGGCAGTATTTATCCCGGTAGGGTTTATTCCGGGTATGGTTGGTCAGTTGTACCAGCAGTTTGCGATAACGATTGCTGTATCGGTATTGATCTCAGCGTTCATCGCTTTATCATTGACTCCGGCTTTGTGTTCGTTATTGTTAACGCCTATGAACCTGACCAAAGATTCAAAAGGATTGAATAGGTTCTTCTTTAAATTTAATGGATGGTTTGCAAGGGTAACTGAAAAGTATTCGAATGGTGTTAAATGGGCTTTGAAAAAAGCACCTTTAGTGATGATTATCCTGGCTTGTATTTATGTGGGTACGGTTGGTTTATTCATCAAAAAACCTTCAGGGTTTATTCCGAATGAGGATGCTGGTATCTTTATTATGGGGGTAACTTTACCAGAGGGTGCATCAGCAGTTCGTACCAATGCGTTTATCAAAAGGATTACTGATTCTATACAAACAAACATTCCTGAAGTTAAAAATATCACTTCTGTAAGTGGTATTAACATTCTGAACAGATCATTCAAGTCTAATGCGGGTACGTTTTTTGTACAGTTGAAGAACTGGGATGATCGTAAAAAGGACGTGGCTACAGTTTTAGCTGAGGTTTCTAAAACATTTGCTGGTGATAAGGACGGAAGTGTGCTTGCAGTTACGCCGCCGCCAATTCCTGGTTTAGGTATCAGTGGTGGTTTCTCCCTGCAGATTCAGGAAAAACAAGCTGGTGATATCAAGAAGTTTGAAGGTGTTGTTGGCAAATTCCTTGCCGCTGCGAATCAGCGTCCTGAGATTGGGATGGCTTATACGCTGTTTAATGCAAGAACGCCGAATTATCAGCTGCATGTTGATCGTGACAAGGTGAAAAGGATGGGGGTTTCTATCGGAGCGGTATACAGTACGATTTCTGCTTATCTGGGTAGTAGTTATATCAATGACTTTACTAAATACGGACGTAGTTTCCGGGTAGTTTCTCAGGCTGATACAAATTTCAGGAGCAGCATTGAAAACTTAAACCAGATTTATGTAAATAATAGTGTTGGAACGCCTGTACCGCTAAGTGCGTTTGTTTCTTATAATATGACTGAAAATGCGTCGATTATTAATCACTATAATATGTTCAGGTCGATCGAGATTGGTGGAGCTGCAAAACCTGGAAAAAGTTCTGGTGATGCGTTACAGGCATTAAGAGAGGTTGCTGCACAGACTTTACCACAGGGTTATACTTATAATTTCTCGGGTTTAAGTTTGGAAGAAACTGAGGCGGGTAACAGTACGACACTTATTTTCGGTTTGATCGTGGTGTTTGTATTCTTATTATTGGCTGCTTTATATGAGAGCTGGTCAGTACCTTTCTCTATTTTATTAGCGGTCCCACTTGGTTTATTCGGGGCGATCCTTGCTTTGATATTCTTACCAAAACTGGATAATAATATTTATGCGCAGGTTGGTCTGATTACATTGATTGGTCTATCTGCGAAGAATGCGATTCTGATTGTAGAGTTTGCTAAGGAGCGTGTGGATTGGGGAATGGAGTTAATTGCTGCGACTATTGAAGCGGTTAAATTAAGGTTACGTCCGATTATCATGACTTCACTGGCATTTATTCTGGGGGTTATTCCTTTGATCATCTCTTCTGGTGCTGGTGCGGTATCTCGTATGACTATTGGCTGGACGGTAGCTGCGGGTATGCTTTCGGCAACTATTCTTGCTTTGTTTATTGTTCCGGTACTGTTTGTACTGATCACTAAACTGGCTTATGGTAAAAAGAAATTGGCTGAGTTAGAAGCTAATTATAAGCCAGAAGAACATGCTGATGTACTGCATGCAGATTAA
- a CDS encoding TolC family protein has product MKPHKLILMMLVCISALLPGVVFAQTTVREQPTLSNATLQECIDYALSNKPGVQQALIDEEIGERDIKSALSGWLPQINGTGTVNHNFKQQSQILTTNGQSSLLTFGGKNTSSFVLQADQQFLNAGLIQASKSAKFYRQQYKQSTENTKISTIVDVSKAFYDVLTSKEQLNIIAENIARQEKQLKDAKAQYDAGLVDKTDFQRAQISLSNSQADRKRTDELLKYKYAYLRELIGYSAEKPFGLSFTSRDMENDVMIDTTQLLNYQNRVEYRLLETQRSLQKITTSYNKWAYSPTLSGFINYGFNYQNNSLSNLYDQNFPSSVVGLKLSVPIFLGGKRTQEIRKSQLQERKIDLDLVNTKNKINTQYEQAIATYKANLNDLNTNKANVEISKQVYSTIKLQYDEGIKTYLDLTTSETDLRTAQINYLNSLYNLLSSKLDVKQALGTITVNQ; this is encoded by the coding sequence ATGAAACCTCACAAATTAATTTTAATGATGCTCGTCTGCATATCAGCTCTGCTGCCAGGAGTGGTATTCGCTCAGACGACAGTTAGAGAGCAGCCGACGCTGAGCAATGCAACCTTGCAGGAATGTATTGATTACGCTTTGAGCAATAAGCCTGGGGTACAACAAGCGCTGATTGACGAAGAGATAGGTGAACGGGATATCAAATCAGCGTTATCTGGTTGGTTACCTCAAATTAATGGTACTGGAACAGTAAACCATAATTTTAAGCAGCAGTCTCAGATCCTGACTACAAACGGACAGTCTTCTTTACTAACTTTTGGTGGTAAGAATACTTCATCTTTTGTATTACAGGCTGATCAGCAGTTTTTAAATGCGGGATTGATCCAGGCTTCTAAATCTGCTAAGTTTTACAGACAACAGTATAAACAAAGTACAGAAAATACAAAAATCAGTACTATTGTTGATGTAAGTAAAGCATTTTATGATGTGCTGACCAGCAAAGAGCAATTAAACATCATCGCGGAAAATATCGCCAGACAAGAAAAACAGTTGAAAGATGCTAAGGCGCAGTATGATGCTGGTCTGGTTGATAAAACTGATTTTCAAAGAGCACAGATTAGTCTGAGCAATTCTCAGGCTGACAGAAAAAGAACGGATGAGCTGTTGAAGTATAAGTATGCGTACTTAAGAGAGTTAATTGGTTATAGCGCAGAAAAGCCATTCGGGTTATCTTTTACTTCAAGAGATATGGAGAATGATGTCATGATAGACACGACTCAATTGTTAAATTATCAAAACCGTGTAGAATATCGTTTGCTGGAAACACAGAGAAGTTTGCAAAAGATTACGACCAGTTATAATAAATGGGCTTATTCTCCTACACTTTCTGGTTTTATCAATTATGGGTTTAATTATCAGAATAACTCCCTAAGCAATTTGTACGATCAGAATTTCCCAAGTTCGGTTGTTGGATTGAAATTATCGGTGCCGATCTTCCTTGGAGGAAAACGGACACAGGAAATTAGAAAATCGCAGTTACAGGAGCGCAAGATTGATCTTGATTTAGTGAATACAAAAAACAAGATCAATACGCAGTATGAGCAGGCTATTGCTACTTATAAAGCGAATCTGAATGATTTAAACACGAATAAAGCGAATGTTGAAATTTCAAAACAGGTTTACAGCACGATCAAGCTTCAGTATGATGAGGGGATTAAAACCTATCTGGATCTGACAACTTCGGAAACTGATCTCCGTACTGCACAAATTAATTATCTGAATTCATTATATAACCTCCTTTCGTCAAAACTAGACGTAAAACAAGCATTAGGGACAATCACCGTAAACCAATAA
- a CDS encoding TetR/AcrR family transcriptional regulator encodes MNVQLDDTSGKRVAVLNSTLALIKEHGFHGAPMSLIAKHAGVAAGTIYHYFDSKETLILELYVHVKDKLALAISAGDDAEKPYKDRFFNLMINQFNFYVENEDSLFFLEQYMSSPFAKNFPECDSQLFADKVITLFQYGIENAHFRNIDSRLLAPTIKGTLVAAATFQLSEQIVFSKEDILEVISIIWDGVKRQ; translated from the coding sequence ATGAACGTTCAATTAGATGATACTTCCGGAAAACGTGTTGCTGTCCTAAACAGCACACTCGCTTTGATTAAAGAGCATGGGTTCCATGGTGCCCCCATGAGTTTAATTGCCAAACATGCTGGCGTTGCAGCAGGTACTATATACCACTATTTCGATTCCAAAGAAACCCTCATTTTAGAGCTTTATGTTCATGTGAAGGATAAACTGGCATTGGCAATATCTGCGGGTGATGACGCTGAAAAGCCTTATAAAGACCGGTTTTTCAATTTGATGATCAATCAGTTCAATTTCTATGTGGAAAATGAGGACTCTCTTTTTTTTCTCGAGCAGTATATGAGTTCTCCTTTCGCCAAGAATTTCCCTGAATGTGATAGTCAACTATTTGCAGACAAGGTTATTACATTATTCCAATATGGCATAGAAAATGCGCACTTCAGAAATATTGACTCAAGGCTGCTTGCCCCGACGATTAAAGGGACGCTTGTTGCCGCTGCGACTTTCCAATTATCTGAGCAAATTGTGTTTTCTAAGGAAGATATTCTCGAAGTAATCAGCATCATATGGGATGGAGTTAAAAGGCAATAA
- the lpdA gene encoding dihydrolipoyl dehydrogenase — MNYDVIIIGSGPGGYVAAIRASQLGLKTAIVERESLGGICLNWGCIPTKALLKSAQVFEYINHAAEYGIKTAEAEADFAAVIKRSRGVAEGMSKGVQFLMKKNKIDVVMGTGKVKPGNKVEVKGADGSTSELTAKNIILATGGRSKELPSVKQDGKKIIGYRQAMVLPEMPKSMVIVGSGAIGVEFAYFYATMGTKVTVVEFMENIVPVEDEDVSKQLLRSFKKVGIEVMTSSSVESVDTTGAGCKVQVKTAAGMQTIECDIVLSAAGVVANLENIGLEETGIKTEKGKVVVDEFYNTSVKGYYAIGDIVGGQALAHVASAEGIICVEKIAGQSPEPLDYNNIPGCTYCSPEIASVGYTEKAAKAAGYELKIGKFPFSASGKASAAGAKDGFIKMIYDAKYGELLGAHMIGANVTELIAEIVVARKLETTGHEMLKAVHPHPTMSEAIMEATADAYGEVIHL, encoded by the coding sequence ATGAACTACGATGTAATTATAATAGGTAGCGGTCCCGGCGGATACGTTGCTGCAATCAGAGCGTCACAATTAGGTTTAAAAACTGCAATTGTAGAACGTGAATCCTTAGGTGGAATCTGCCTTAACTGGGGCTGTATCCCAACCAAAGCTTTATTAAAAAGTGCGCAGGTATTTGAATATATCAATCATGCAGCAGAATACGGTATCAAAACTGCCGAAGCTGAAGCTGATTTCGCAGCTGTGATCAAACGCAGCCGTGGTGTAGCGGAAGGAATGAGCAAAGGCGTTCAGTTTTTAATGAAAAAAAATAAAATTGACGTAGTAATGGGTACCGGTAAAGTTAAACCGGGCAATAAGGTAGAAGTTAAAGGTGCAGACGGTTCTACTTCAGAGTTAACTGCAAAAAATATTATCCTTGCCACAGGCGGACGTTCAAAAGAATTGCCAAGTGTAAAACAAGACGGTAAAAAAATCATCGGCTACAGACAAGCAATGGTTTTACCTGAAATGCCTAAATCAATGGTGATCGTTGGTTCTGGAGCTATCGGAGTAGAATTTGCTTACTTCTATGCAACAATGGGAACGAAAGTAACTGTAGTTGAATTCATGGAGAACATTGTTCCTGTAGAAGATGAAGACGTTTCTAAACAATTGCTGCGCAGCTTCAAAAAAGTTGGTATCGAAGTCATGACCTCATCAAGCGTTGAATCAGTTGATACCACTGGCGCAGGCTGTAAAGTTCAGGTAAAAACTGCTGCTGGTATGCAAACGATCGAATGTGATATCGTTCTTTCTGCTGCTGGTGTTGTTGCGAACCTTGAAAACATAGGTCTGGAAGAAACAGGGATCAAAACTGAGAAAGGTAAAGTAGTGGTAGACGAATTCTATAATACTTCTGTAAAAGGATATTATGCAATTGGTGATATCGTTGGCGGACAAGCCTTAGCGCATGTAGCTTCTGCAGAAGGGATTATTTGTGTAGAGAAAATCGCTGGACAGTCTCCTGAGCCATTAGACTATAACAATATCCCGGGCTGTACTTACTGCTCACCTGAAATTGCTTCTGTAGGATATACAGAAAAAGCAGCAAAAGCAGCTGGTTATGAACTGAAAATTGGTAAATTCCCGTTCTCAGCTTCAGGTAAAGCTAGTGCAGCTGGTGCAAAAGATGGTTTCATCAAAATGATTTATGACGCTAAATACGGTGAACTTTTAGGTGCTCACATGATCGGTGCCAACGTAACTGAATTAATTGCAGAAATCGTTGTTGCCCGTAAATTAGAAACTACTGGCCACGAAATGTTAAAAGCTGTCCACCCTCACCCAACAATGAGTGAAGCGATCATGGAAGCTACTGCTGACGCTTACGGAGAAGTAATTCACTTGTAA
- a CDS encoding efflux RND transporter periplasmic adaptor subunit: MDIKYIKLGILILGSVTLASCGGQPAPQQGPPPATPVTTYTVDEQPVTTVDTYPGVVIALNEVELRAQVGGYITAIYVKDGQRVTKGQKLYEIDRTKYQAAYNSAQANVAVAKANRDKAKKDADRYTKLAQQEAIAKQRVDYALTDLANAESQIAAAKANLASAANDLQRSIIVSPLNGTIGISQVKLGALASPGTTLLNTVSTNDPIAVDIPVNQGEIPRFIQLEKNTAAVKDSLFSIQLQDNSIYKRQGRIIAIDRAVDPQTGTIKVRISYPNEGGRLISGMNVNLQVLNKAAGNQLVIPYKAVTEQLGEFNVYVVGDSSKAVPRVIKVGTQVDQNIVVKSGLKKGEVIVVDGVQNVRPGAVVHAGSAAEANGQQPAAAAPKK; encoded by the coding sequence ATGGACATTAAATACATAAAATTAGGCATCTTAATCCTTGGTTCAGTAACATTAGCATCTTGCGGTGGTCAACCTGCACCGCAGCAAGGACCTCCTCCGGCTACTCCGGTAACCACTTATACGGTGGATGAACAACCTGTAACTACTGTGGATACTTATCCTGGTGTAGTTATAGCCCTGAACGAGGTTGAACTTCGTGCGCAGGTTGGTGGTTATATCACAGCAATCTATGTAAAAGATGGTCAGCGTGTAACTAAAGGACAAAAATTATATGAAATTGACCGTACTAAATATCAGGCGGCTTATAATTCAGCTCAGGCTAATGTAGCGGTTGCGAAAGCAAACCGTGATAAAGCGAAGAAAGATGCGGACCGTTATACTAAATTAGCACAACAGGAAGCGATCGCTAAACAACGTGTAGATTACGCATTAACTGACTTGGCAAATGCTGAATCACAAATTGCTGCAGCCAAAGCAAATCTTGCTTCGGCTGCGAATGATTTACAACGTTCAATTATTGTTTCTCCTTTAAATGGAACAATCGGTATTTCACAGGTGAAACTGGGCGCTTTGGCTTCTCCGGGTACTACACTTTTAAATACGGTTTCTACAAATGATCCGATCGCGGTTGATATTCCTGTAAATCAGGGTGAAATCCCTCGTTTTATCCAGTTGGAGAAAAACACAGCTGCGGTTAAAGATTCTCTTTTCAGCATTCAGCTTCAGGATAACAGCATTTACAAGCGTCAGGGCAGAATTATTGCGATTGACCGTGCGGTTGATCCTCAGACAGGTACTATCAAAGTGAGAATCAGCTATCCTAATGAGGGTGGAAGGCTTATTTCCGGGATGAACGTGAACTTACAGGTGCTGAATAAAGCGGCTGGTAACCAATTGGTAATTCCTTATAAAGCGGTTACAGAGCAATTGGGTGAATTCAACGTTTATGTGGTTGGTGACAGCAGCAAAGCAGTACCAAGAGTAATTAAGGTTGGTACACAGGTAGATCAGAATATTGTAGTGAAAAGTGGTCTGAAAAAGGGTGAAGTTATTGTAGTAGATGGTGTTCAGAACGTAAGACCAGGTGCAGTAGTACACGCGGGATCGGCAGCAGAAGCAAATGGACAGCAACCGGCAGCGGCTGCACCAAAGAAATAG